In Hoplias malabaricus isolate fHopMal1 chromosome 6, fHopMal1.hap1, whole genome shotgun sequence, a single window of DNA contains:
- the LOC136699810 gene encoding coiled-coil domain-containing protein 106-like, with translation MSTASRRRKDPGSVTVSQSQNTVSAVPNASHEIELLKLQLEAEKDKGNLREETIKILKQDKEHLQSQLSKKEEFIQELIRSKMEEIPGPSNILETKVKAHPKHQMPEKPVESDGGTTSSVLSDSSVEVTKTKRKTPEPKPDFHRIRVKNTRSIIARYKTALEAFKKGSSMKAAIDSVGLDRATIVRTAVVAELKIAAPELFDSIAPWNQRVEKLSVFVERCRAEVTSDVKSKICQMKIDGELLPIATTF, from the exons ATGTCTACAG CCTCCAGAAGAAGAAAAGACCCTGGCTCTGTCACAGTATCTCAGTCTCAAAACACGG TGAGTGCAGTACCAAACGCCAGCCACGAAATTGAGCTGCTGAAATTACAACTGGAGGCTGAGAAGGATAAAGGGAACCTCAGAGAAGAAACTATAAAAATACTAAAACAAGACAAAGAACATCTCCAATCACAGTTGTCAAAGAAAGAAGAGTTTATTCAGGAGCTGATCCGCTCAAAAATGGAAGAAATCCCTGGTCCGAGTAACATCCTTG AAACAAAAGTGAAAGCCCACCCAAAGCATCAGATGCCTGAAAAGCCAGTAGAGTCTGATGGAGGCACCACTTCCTCTGTCTTGTCTGACTCGTCTGTGGAGGTGACAAAAACAAAACGCAAAACTCCTGAGCCCAAACCTGATTTCCATCGTATAAGAG TCAAAAATACAAGAAGCATTATTGCAAGATACAAGACAGCCCTGGAAGCATTCAAGAAAGGCAGTTCTATGAAGGCAGCTATTGACAGCGTTGGACTGGACAGAGCCACCATCGTCCGCACAGCTGTTGTTGCAGAGCTGAAAATAGCTGCGCCAGAGCTCTTTGATAGCATTGCGCCATGGAATCAGAGAGTTGAGAAactttctgtttttgttgaaAGGTGCCGTGCAGAAGTGACCAGTGATGTAAAGTCAAAGATCTGTCAAATGAAAATAGATGGAGAGCTGTTGCCAATCGCAACTACTTTTTGA